The Paenibacillus pabuli DNA segment ATAATCCAGCAATATTATCGCAATGTCCGATAATTAAACTGCCATCCTCGTCGAATAGACTATATTTGTAATTCATAGATTTACTCCTATGTATTTGCATTAATTATGGGTTTATTCTTTACACCGATTTCTTATAACATCTAATTTATGTACTTCGTAGATACAACACATTCCTTCCATTATCCGAACTACGTCTATGATAACCCATATTGTGACATTTGCGAAGAAAAGGTTGGAGAAAAAGGGAGACTTAGAGCAGCCCTCAATCTCCCAAATCCATCCGATCCAGCGGACTTTGAATACGCTGGATATTTTTCGTACTAACATGCGTATAACGCTGAGTTGTACGTGCACTCGTATGACCAAGTAGCTCCTGAATGTAGCGGAGGTCTGTCCCGTTTTCCAGCAAATGAGTGGCGAAGGAGTGTCTTAGAGCATGAATACTTACCTTTTTCTCAATTCCTGCACGTCGTCTTGCTTCTTCAAAAACCTTCAGCACGCTCCGCTCGGTAAGATGTCGATCAGAAGATTGCCCCGGAAACAGCCAACGATTAGGTCTATATTCAGCTATGTATTTCTGCACGATATCCCAGGCAAGATTTGAAAGAAGCGTCCTCCGATCCTTGTGCCCCTTCCCCTGTCTCACGATGATTGTTTTCCTTTCAATATCCAGATCACTGCAACGCAGACGCACAAC contains these protein-coding regions:
- a CDS encoding tyrosine-type recombinase/integrase: MKAYCNQVERFLSSFPLKSTDVTTSNVQTYCLGLLERGISHSSVNQTISALRFYCKHVLLQPTDIQYIRPKKQTKLPKVLSEKEVAQLLKSVTNPKHKAILFLTYSSGLRVGEVVRLRCSDLDIERKTIIVRQGKGHKDRRTLLSNLAWDIVQKYIAEYRPNRWLFPGQSSDRHLTERSVLKVFEEARRRAGIEKKVSIHALRHSFATHLLENGTDLRYIQELLGHTSARTTQRYTHVSTKNIQRIQSPLDRMDLGD